In the Sarcophilus harrisii chromosome 3, mSarHar1.11, whole genome shotgun sequence genome, one interval contains:
- the JAML gene encoding junctional adhesion molecule-like encodes MFYPLELKLLSMLLGCVWGLDDMVVSSPEMMAHVGDSALLGCILPSAVKKQVTKVNWMFSAGEYAEEEFVLYYYANLSVPVGNFKDRVHLVGKISDNDGSILLQDLREADQGVYTCEIQIHKESLVFKKTTMLKVVPAKPTTMKPTFRTDVLSNYQQVIIVGIVCFTILLLAVLGVTMRRRQRSHRSENHLENTSKANPEVQAHVYSTVTTQSVTEEEESNRAEATYMTMQPVWPSWRAEQNKSFERMPETEQTFERPRFAIRPLTKEDNGSQKPLIPHLS; translated from the exons GTTGTGTCTGGGGTCTAGATGACATGGTTGTTTCTTCTCCTGAAATGATGGCACATGTGGGTGACTCGGCCTTACTGGGCTGTATTTTACCGAGCGCTGTGAAGAAACAAGTGACTAAAGTGAACTGGATGTTCTCAGCAGGGGAGTATGCAGAG GAGGAGTTTGTGCTGTACTACTATGCCAACCTCAGTGTGCCTGTGGGTAACTTCAAGGACCGTGTGCACTTGGTGGGGAAAATTTCAGACAATGATGGCTCCATTTTGCTGCAGGATCTGAGAGAGGCTGACCAAGGAGTCTACACCTGTGAGATTCAGATTCACAAAGAGAGTCTTGTTTTCAAGAAGACAACCATGCTGAAAGTGGTCCCAGCTAAACCCACAA CAATGAAGCCAACATTCAGAACTGATGTGCTGAGTAACTATCAGCAAGTGATCATCGTAGGGATTGTTTGCTTTACCATCCTTCTGCTTGCTGTCCTGGGAGTGACCATGAGGAGGCGTCAGCGCAGCCACAG ATCAGAAAACCATCTGGAGAATACCAGTAAAGCTAATCCAGAGGTACAG GCACATGTTTACTCCACAGTAACAACACAATCAGTGACTGAGGAAGAAGAATCAAATAGAGCTGAGGCCACTTACATGACGATG CAACCAGTTTGGCCTTCCTGGAGAGCAGAGCAGAATAAATCATTTGAGAGAATGCCAGAAACAGAACAAACTTTTGAAAGACCAAGGTTTGCCATAAGACCCCTAACAAAGGAAGATAATGGCTCTCAGAAGCCCTTGATTCCTCATCTTTCCTGA